In a single window of the Zea mays cultivar B73 chromosome 5, Zm-B73-REFERENCE-NAM-5.0, whole genome shotgun sequence genome:
- the LOC100283316 gene encoding gamma-secretase subunit APH-1B, with product MTLAAGLGYALIALGPAFSLFSGVVVRKPFLVLTLLSSTLFWLISLIVLSGIWRGFLPIKSGAWWAYVILILTSVALQEGTRLVFWMLYKKMEEMLDAFADRISKPRLRLTDKMLISLAGGLGHGVAHAVFFCLSLLTPAFGRATFYTERCSKLPFFLTSALIALGFLVIHTFSMIIAFNAYDEGKKSDQVFVPVIHLAAAAMTLVNLAPGGCLIGTPLLLVMAALTLQHCWRVACRRLTEHRHQQHNSS from the exons ATGACGTTGGCGGCGGGGCTGGGTTACGCCCTGATCGCGCTGGGCCCCGCCTTCTCCCTCTTCTCCGGCGTCGTCGTCAGGAAGCCCTTCCTCGTCCTCACCCTCCTCTCTAG CACCTTATTTTGGCTTATAAGTTTGATAGTCCTCTcgggaatatggagaggatttctTCCTATAAAGTCAGGAGCTTGGTGGGCATATGTGATTCTGATCCTTACATCTGTCGCATTGCAAGAAGGCACTCGTCTTGTGTTTTGGATGCTTTACAA GAAAATGGAAGAGATGCTAGATGCTTTTGCTGATAGAATATCTAAGCCACGTCTTAGATTGACTGACAAGATGCTGATTTCTTTAG CTGGTGGTTTAGGCCATGGAGTGGCTCATGCAGTCTTTTTCTGTCTCAGTCTTTTGACTCCAGCGTTTGGTCGAGCCACATTTTATACTGAAAGGTGCTCAAAGCTGCCATTTTTCCTTACGTCAG CCCTTATTGCACTTGGATTCTTGGTCATCCATACATTCTCAATGATTATTGCTTTTAATGCATATGACGAgggaaagaaaagtgatcaagtctTTGTTCCAGTAATTCATTTGGCTGCTGCTGCGATG ACACTTGTTAACCTCGCCCCAGGAGGCTGTCTCATTGGTACCCCGCTGTTGTTGGTCATGGCTGCGCTGACCTTGCAGCACTGCTGGCGAGTGGCATGCCGGAGATTAACTGAGCACCGGCATCAGCAGCATAACAGCAGCTAG